The uncultured Desulfuromonas sp. genome has a segment encoding these proteins:
- a CDS encoding (Fe-S)-binding protein produces the protein MSEQKKHKTLEDFRAEIDRCVKCGACQAQCAVYKTLKRESTVARGKVAIAEALLDKDLPLNDRFVLDMSQCLLCGSCYDKCPNLVPTDEIVMAARREIAERKGLSTFGKALTGVIKRPKLMDVLAKSGQRFGGLLFKKVPEHSGLRLRFPAPFIARDRAIPEIAKKPFRERYPNKIAGDADKPLVAFFTGCMINYTYPEVGEALVKIMRFMGFPLVVPEGQGCCGLPAHAAGDAATVDQLADSNVTAFGREDSVVVTACASCNAGIGKHYRDMGGDYAELGEKVVDVLKFLVDNGLVEKLATLDAPPETLRVTYHDPCHLRTQGITAQPRALLRALPGIEFVEMDGADRCCGLGGTFSVYHYETSLKIGSRKADGIAASGADIVASACPGCMMQLQDSIEHAGLSQRVCHVLELIAARLPE, from the coding sequence ATGAGCGAACAAAAGAAACATAAAACCCTCGAAGACTTTCGTGCCGAGATCGACCGCTGTGTCAAGTGCGGAGCCTGCCAGGCACAATGTGCCGTGTATAAGACCTTGAAGCGCGAGTCCACGGTGGCGCGGGGCAAAGTGGCCATTGCCGAAGCTCTGCTCGACAAAGACCTGCCGCTCAACGACCGCTTTGTCCTCGACATGTCGCAATGTCTGTTGTGCGGCTCCTGCTACGATAAATGTCCCAACCTGGTGCCGACGGACGAGATTGTCATGGCCGCCCGCCGCGAGATTGCCGAACGCAAAGGCTTGTCCACGTTCGGCAAAGCGCTGACCGGGGTGATCAAACGGCCGAAGCTGATGGATGTTCTGGCCAAGAGTGGTCAACGTTTCGGCGGGCTGTTGTTCAAAAAAGTCCCCGAACACAGCGGGTTGCGCCTGCGCTTTCCGGCACCGTTTATTGCCCGGGACCGTGCCATCCCTGAAATTGCCAAGAAGCCGTTCCGTGAGCGCTATCCGAACAAGATTGCCGGCGATGCCGACAAGCCGCTGGTGGCCTTTTTCACCGGCTGCATGATCAACTACACCTACCCGGAAGTGGGCGAGGCGCTGGTCAAGATCATGCGCTTTATGGGCTTCCCGCTTGTCGTTCCCGAAGGCCAGGGCTGCTGTGGTTTGCCTGCCCACGCCGCCGGTGATGCGGCGACGGTGGATCAATTGGCCGACAGTAATGTCACCGCCTTTGGCCGCGAGGACTCGGTCGTCGTGACCGCCTGCGCCTCCTGCAATGCCGGCATCGGCAAGCATTACCGTGATATGGGCGGTGACTATGCCGAGCTTGGGGAAAAAGTGGTTGATGTGCTCAAATTTCTGGTGGACAATGGACTGGTTGAAAAACTGGCGACGTTGGATGCCCCACCAGAGACGCTGCGCGTGACTTATCACGATCCCTGTCATTTACGCACGCAGGGGATCACGGCCCAGCCCCGTGCCCTGTTGCGGGCGCTGCCGGGGATCGAATTTGTTGAGATGGACGGTGCCGATCGCTGCTGTGGTTTGGGGGGCACTTTTTCCGTTTATCACTACGAGACCAGTCTCAAAATCGGTTCACGCAAAGCCGATGGCATTGCCGCAAGTGGTGCGGACATCGTTGCATCTGCCTGTCCAGGGTGTATGATGCAATTGCAGGATTCAATTGAGCATGCCGGTCTTTCGCAACGGGTTTGCCATGTCCTTGAGTTGATTGCAGCCCGTTTGCCTGAGTAA
- a CDS encoding cytochrome c3 family protein → MKKMMVLVVVGMLALCWSTTVLAVPKGKSLTFSGAKMGVVTFDGTVHNDAAEKGCRDCHNPDVFPKMKQGTVKITMAEIYAGKQCGICHDGGRAFAAKGNCTKCHKR, encoded by the coding sequence ATGAAAAAAATGATGGTGTTGGTGGTCGTTGGAATGTTGGCACTGTGCTGGTCAACGACGGTTCTGGCTGTCCCTAAGGGCAAAAGCCTGACGTTTTCCGGAGCAAAAATGGGCGTAGTAACCTTCGACGGCACCGTGCATAATGATGCGGCTGAAAAAGGCTGCCGTGACTGCCATAACCCTGACGTTTTCCCCAAGATGAAACAAGGCACGGTTAAAATTACCATGGCTGAAATTTATGCCGGTAAACAATGTGGTATCTGCCATGATGGCGGACGCGCTTTTGCCGCCAAAGGCAATTGCACCAAATGTCACAAGCGTTAA
- a CDS encoding thiamine biosynthesis protein gives MTKALGIFSGGLDSILAALLLRKQGIEVHCLCFVTPFFDDAKAQKMAERYDLPLQVMDISEEHLKMLKNPRYGYGKNMNPCIDCHAQMFEIAGQMMEEQGYDFLFSGEVLGQRPKSQIHTALMAVNKASGWSGRILRPLSAKLLPITPMEEQGLVDREQLEDIQGRSRKRQEALAQELGVDDYPSSGGGCLLTENSFSGRLRDLFEHQPGCTSQDVELLKLGRPFRLSHEAKLTLGRNQSNNEGLKKIVGTTGCLLRNLNFSGPLGVVSGQPVEEDYLAAAAIVASYGKGRDEALVEVLIVDNGQERVVEVAPMPRDQVAQYQI, from the coding sequence ATGACGAAAGCACTGGGTATTTTTTCAGGCGGTCTCGACAGTATTCTCGCCGCATTGTTGTTGCGCAAGCAGGGAATTGAGGTGCACTGCCTCTGTTTTGTCACGCCGTTTTTTGATGATGCCAAGGCGCAGAAAATGGCTGAACGCTATGATTTGCCGTTGCAGGTGATGGATATCAGTGAAGAACATCTGAAGATGCTCAAAAATCCCCGCTACGGTTACGGTAAAAACATGAACCCGTGCATCGACTGCCATGCCCAGATGTTTGAAATTGCCGGACAGATGATGGAAGAACAGGGCTACGATTTTCTGTTTTCCGGCGAGGTGCTCGGCCAGCGTCCTAAAAGCCAGATTCATACGGCCTTGATGGCCGTTAATAAGGCCTCGGGATGGAGTGGTCGCATTCTGCGGCCGCTGAGTGCCAAGTTGTTGCCGATCACGCCCATGGAGGAGCAGGGACTGGTGGATCGTGAACAACTCGAAGATATCCAGGGCCGCTCGCGTAAGCGCCAGGAAGCACTGGCTCAAGAGTTGGGTGTCGATGACTATCCCTCTTCCGGTGGCGGCTGCCTGCTCACGGAGAATTCGTTTTCAGGACGGTTGCGCGATTTGTTCGAACACCAGCCGGGCTGCACCAGTCAGGATGTCGAACTGTTGAAACTCGGTCGTCCGTTCCGCTTGTCCCATGAAGCCAAGCTGACCTTGGGTCGTAATCAGTCCAACAACGAAGGATTGAAAAAAATTGTCGGAACTACCGGGTGCCTGCTGCGCAATCTGAATTTTTCCGGCCCGCTGGGCGTGGTCAGTGGACAGCCCGTCGAAGAAGACTATCTGGCTGCCGCTGCGATTGTCGCCAGTTACGGCAAAGGACGCGACGAAGCACTGGTGGAAGTGCTGATTGTCGACAATGGTCAGGAGCGCGTTGTTGAGGTCGCGCCGATGCCGCGTGACCAGGTGGCGCAATATCAGATCTGA
- a CDS encoding putative 2-dehydropantoate 2-reductase, which translates to MIIAMIGSGALGLYYGARLQQAGENVHFLLRSDYDVISEKGLTVHSCDGDFYLESIQSYRRAEEIPKVDLVIVGLKTFANKHLQELITPLLDKHTAILTLQNGLGNEELLAELFGAERVLGGVAFICSNRGEPGHVHHLSQGAIRLGEFSCGLTPRAEQIAAMFNGAKVPCQAVADLKKIRWEKLIWNIPFNGLCALTDKTTDLLLAHSHTRALIGELMDEVAAGANAQELTSPIDGKEFGARMIEITEEMDDYHPSMMIDRQQGRPLELEAIYGIPLKQAAQRGVDMPRIAMLYSLLSVTEK; encoded by the coding sequence ATGATCATTGCCATGATTGGGTCCGGAGCTCTCGGCCTCTACTACGGGGCACGATTGCAACAAGCCGGTGAAAATGTTCATTTCTTACTGCGTAGCGACTATGACGTTATCAGCGAAAAAGGTCTGACCGTCCACTCCTGCGACGGCGATTTTTATCTGGAGAGCATTCAAAGTTATCGCCGCGCAGAAGAGATACCCAAGGTGGACCTGGTGATCGTCGGCCTAAAAACGTTCGCCAATAAACATCTGCAGGAATTGATCACCCCGCTGCTGGATAAACACACCGCCATCCTGACCTTACAGAACGGCCTCGGCAACGAGGAACTTCTCGCCGAACTGTTTGGTGCCGAGCGGGTTCTTGGTGGCGTGGCATTCATCTGCTCCAACCGCGGCGAACCGGGCCATGTTCATCATCTCTCGCAGGGTGCGATTCGCTTGGGCGAATTCAGCTGCGGATTAACCCCGCGCGCAGAACAGATTGCCGCCATGTTCAATGGCGCTAAAGTGCCTTGCCAGGCGGTCGCAGACTTGAAGAAGATTCGCTGGGAAAAACTGATCTGGAATATTCCGTTCAATGGCTTGTGCGCCTTGACCGATAAAACCACCGATCTCCTTCTCGCTCACTCACACACGCGTGCCCTGATTGGTGAATTGATGGACGAGGTTGCTGCGGGAGCCAACGCTCAGGAGTTAACCAGCCCGATTGACGGCAAGGAGTTTGGCGCCCGGATGATTGAAATCACCGAGGAGATGGACGACTATCATCCAAGTATGATGATCGACCGCCAGCAGGGACGCCCCCTGGAGCTCGAGGCCATTTACGGTATCCCGCTCAAGCAGGCGGCCCAACGCGGCGTTGACATGCCGCGCATCGCCATGTTGTACAGTTTACTGAGTGTGACCGAGAAATAG
- a CDS encoding tetratricopeptide repeat protein: MFFRLTLILLSAFLLQFSQVSSTHAAEPGFADSLFNEGDYFRAITEYKRYLYTYPDTPAAARAQLNIARSYLLAERWQNGETALQQVIDKFPGSTEAEIAHILHMESAFKQGKVSLVVQPTETTAPTHLSLLDQQQRLRIWSLAYQGDYNIASSFDLTGPGRPTQEDLHQLEQLPLKSPALAGTFSAILPGSGQLYAGRYREAGLALLLNAAFIAGGLQAIDTGNEVLGGILLFFEAGWYGGNIYNAMNSVHKYNRDLQQSTLMEMRQRSHFFLLLDDDAAILKLTAPLD, encoded by the coding sequence ATGTTTTTTCGTTTAACACTGATCCTGCTATCTGCTTTCCTCCTGCAATTCTCACAGGTTAGTTCGACACATGCTGCTGAGCCGGGCTTCGCGGACAGTCTGTTCAACGAAGGCGATTACTTCCGGGCCATCACTGAATACAAACGCTATCTTTATACCTATCCCGATACACCGGCCGCAGCACGCGCCCAACTCAATATCGCCCGCAGTTACCTGCTGGCAGAACGCTGGCAGAATGGCGAGACAGCCCTGCAACAGGTGATCGACAAATTTCCAGGCAGCACCGAAGCCGAGATCGCTCACATCCTTCACATGGAGAGCGCTTTTAAACAGGGCAAGGTGTCCTTGGTGGTTCAGCCCACAGAGACAACAGCACCAACGCATCTGTCCCTGCTCGACCAGCAACAACGTCTGCGGATCTGGTCACTGGCCTACCAGGGCGACTACAACATCGCTTCATCCTTCGACCTCACAGGTCCAGGCCGCCCGACACAAGAGGATTTACACCAGCTGGAACAATTGCCGCTCAAATCGCCGGCCCTGGCCGGAACATTCTCCGCCATTCTCCCTGGAAGCGGACAGCTCTACGCCGGGCGCTATCGGGAAGCGGGGCTGGCCTTGCTGCTCAATGCGGCCTTTATCGCCGGCGGCCTTCAGGCCATTGACACCGGCAACGAAGTTCTCGGCGGCATCCTGTTGTTTTTCGAAGCGGGCTGGTATGGCGGCAACATTTACAACGCTATGAACAGTGTGCATAAATACAATCGCGACTTGCAACAGTCGACTCTGATGGAAATGCGTCAACGCAGCCACTTTTTTCTGCTGCTTGATGACGATGCAGCCATCTTGAAACTCACTGCGCCTTTAGACTGA
- a CDS encoding CarD family transcriptional regulator, whose translation MLFSVGDKAVYPAQGVGIIEAIETKEFSGEEHDFYVLRICDSDMTIMVPTANAEQVGMRGLVDKAHVQKVYDILQNTDAMAGSISSWSRRQREYNEKIKSGDLLEVAAVLRELYMIGSGKELSYGEKKVLELARRLVVKEVAFAEGVEEDQICSRVEGAFQ comes from the coding sequence ATGTTGTTTAGTGTTGGGGATAAGGCGGTTTATCCTGCTCAGGGCGTTGGAATTATCGAGGCCATTGAGACAAAAGAATTCTCGGGGGAGGAGCACGATTTTTATGTCCTGCGCATCTGCGACAGTGACATGACCATCATGGTTCCCACGGCAAATGCCGAGCAAGTGGGTATGCGCGGTCTGGTTGATAAGGCTCACGTGCAGAAGGTGTATGATATTCTGCAGAATACGGATGCCATGGCCGGGAGCATTTCTTCCTGGAGCCGACGCCAGCGGGAGTACAATGAGAAAATCAAATCCGGCGATTTGCTTGAAGTTGCCGCCGTTCTGCGCGAGCTGTATATGATCGGCAGCGGCAAAGAGTTGTCCTATGGCGAGAAAAAGGTCCTTGAGCTGGCGCGTCGTCTCGTCGTCAAAGAAGTGGCCTTTGCCGAAGGCGTTGAAGAGGATCAGATCTGTAGCCGGGTCGAAGGTGCTTTCCAGTAA
- the ispD gene encoding 2-C-methyl-D-erythritol 4-phosphate cytidylyltransferase — MSVIVLIPAAGLGRRMGSSVHKQYLCLQGRPILTHTLSVFECHPRVDHIYVIAPADQVEFCRQDIIEPGGFSKVRDVVAGGRERQDSVRLGLEACRADENDIVLIHDGVRPLFDGDLLDGVLKAVDASGRCVVGVPVKDTIKEVEDGFVVATPERKRLWAAQTPQAFRYQEILAAHRLAFEHGYSGTDDASLLEWLGKSVAMVEGSYRNIKITTPEDLLVAEAFLAGNER; from the coding sequence ATGAGTGTCATTGTTTTGATTCCCGCGGCGGGGCTTGGCCGCCGCATGGGGAGCTCTGTGCATAAGCAGTATCTGTGTCTGCAGGGGCGCCCTATTCTGACCCATACCCTGTCTGTATTCGAGTGTCATCCCCGTGTTGATCATATCTATGTCATTGCTCCCGCTGATCAGGTAGAATTTTGTCGTCAGGACATTATTGAACCGGGCGGTTTCAGTAAGGTGCGTGACGTCGTTGCCGGCGGTCGCGAACGTCAGGATTCCGTGCGTCTTGGGCTGGAAGCCTGTCGGGCCGATGAGAACGATATTGTGCTGATTCACGACGGAGTGAGACCTTTGTTTGACGGCGACCTGCTGGATGGTGTACTAAAGGCGGTTGATGCGTCGGGCCGCTGCGTGGTCGGCGTGCCGGTAAAGGACACCATCAAGGAAGTCGAGGACGGTTTCGTCGTCGCCACGCCGGAGCGCAAACGGTTGTGGGCCGCACAGACGCCACAGGCGTTTCGCTATCAGGAGATCCTGGCGGCACATCGTCTGGCTTTTGAGCACGGTTACTCCGGGACCGATGATGCGTCCTTATTGGAATGGCTGGGAAAGTCGGTGGCCATGGTCGAAGGAAGTTATCGCAATATCAAGATCACCACGCCGGAAGATCTGCTGGTCGCCGAAGCGTTTTTGGCCGGCAATGAAAGGTAA
- the ispF gene encoding 2-C-methyl-D-erythritol 2,4-cyclodiphosphate synthase, producing the protein MMRIGQGYDVHRLIEDRKLMLGGVDVPHTHGLLGHSDADVLLHAICDAVLGALAMGDIGQHFPDTDPQFKGISSLTLLQRVIELAATRGWRIGNLDSTIVAQRPRLADSLPQMVDNIARVCQVSPDQINVKATTTEKLGFEGRQEGISAQAVVLLTRNHHQNEGKVIAQL; encoded by the coding sequence ATGATGCGTATTGGGCAGGGTTATGATGTGCACCGGCTGATCGAAGACCGCAAGCTGATGTTGGGGGGCGTGGACGTGCCCCATACCCACGGTCTGCTTGGTCATTCCGATGCCGACGTGTTGCTGCATGCCATCTGTGATGCCGTTCTCGGTGCCTTGGCCATGGGCGATATCGGCCAACATTTTCCCGATACGGATCCACAATTTAAAGGCATTTCCAGTCTGACTCTGTTACAAAGAGTGATTGAGCTGGCGGCAACGCGCGGCTGGCGCATCGGCAACCTCGACAGCACCATTGTTGCCCAACGGCCACGACTGGCCGACTCTCTGCCGCAAATGGTCGACAACATTGCTCGCGTTTGTCAGGTCAGCCCTGATCAGATCAACGTCAAGGCAACGACCACGGAAAAATTAGGCTTTGAGGGCCGGCAGGAAGGGATCTCGGCTCAGGCCGTCGTCCTGTTGACCCGCAACCATCATCAAAACGAAGGAAAGGTCATCGCACAATTATGA
- a CDS encoding glutamine--tRNA ligase/YqeY domain fusion protein, whose protein sequence is MSTEATETQPKDFIRNIIAEDLANNKHDGRLATRFPPEPNGYLHIGHAKSICLNFGVAEEMGGVCHLRFDDTNPIKEETEFIDAIKEDVQWLGFDWGEHEYYASNYFEQLYAFAVQLIKAGKAYVDDLSGEQMRELRGTLTEPGQNSPYRDRSVEENLDLFERMRNGEFKDGEKVLRAKIDMAAPNMNLRDPAMYRILKAHHHRTGDAWCIYPMYDFAHGQSDSIEQITHSICTLEFADHRPLYDWFIEQLGIFAPRQYEFARLNLGYTVMSKRKLQQLVAEKHVSGWDDPRMPTLVGMRRRGFPAQAIRTFCERIGVGKSDSWIDMSVLEDCVRETLNEEAPRAMCVLDPLKVVITDYPEGQEEMFSAPIHPQKPEMGQRQIPFSREIYIERDDFMEDPPKKFFRLGPGREVRLRYGYVVKCEEVIYNDAGEVVELRCSHDPATLGAAPEGRKVKGIIHWVSAERALPVEVRQYDRLFNVESPGASKDVDFRDEINPESMNVLPSCYAEPGLALASSGEAYQFERLGYFCVDSRDSRSDALVFNRTVTLRDSWAKAK, encoded by the coding sequence ATGAGTACCGAGGCGACTGAGACACAGCCAAAAGATTTTATTCGCAATATTATTGCCGAAGATCTGGCCAACAATAAACATGACGGACGTCTGGCCACCCGTTTTCCGCCGGAGCCCAACGGCTACCTGCATATCGGTCACGCCAAATCGATCTGCCTGAATTTTGGGGTGGCCGAAGAAATGGGCGGCGTTTGCCACCTGCGTTTTGACGATACCAATCCGATCAAAGAGGAAACCGAGTTTATTGACGCCATTAAAGAGGATGTCCAGTGGCTTGGTTTTGACTGGGGCGAACACGAATACTACGCCTCCAACTATTTTGAACAGCTCTACGCCTTTGCCGTGCAACTGATCAAAGCGGGCAAGGCCTACGTCGATGATTTGAGCGGCGAGCAGATGCGCGAACTGCGCGGCACTCTGACCGAGCCGGGTCAGAACAGCCCGTATCGCGACCGCAGTGTCGAAGAGAATCTCGACCTGTTCGAGCGCATGCGCAACGGCGAGTTCAAGGATGGCGAAAAGGTGTTGCGCGCCAAAATCGATATGGCCGCGCCCAACATGAACCTGCGTGATCCGGCCATGTACCGCATCCTCAAAGCGCATCACCACCGTACCGGCGATGCCTGGTGCATCTACCCCATGTACGATTTTGCCCATGGCCAGTCCGATTCCATTGAGCAAATTACCCACTCCATCTGTACCCTGGAGTTTGCCGACCATCGGCCGCTGTACGACTGGTTCATTGAGCAGCTGGGTATCTTTGCCCCACGTCAGTATGAGTTTGCCCGCCTCAATCTCGGTTACACGGTGATGAGCAAGCGCAAACTGCAACAACTGGTGGCGGAAAAGCATGTCTCAGGTTGGGATGATCCACGCATGCCCACTCTGGTCGGTATGCGTCGCCGTGGCTTTCCGGCTCAAGCGATTCGCACCTTCTGCGAGCGAATCGGTGTCGGCAAGAGCGACAGTTGGATCGATATGAGTGTACTGGAAGACTGCGTGCGTGAAACCTTAAACGAAGAAGCACCGCGCGCCATGTGCGTGCTCGATCCCCTCAAGGTGGTGATCACCGACTATCCCGAAGGGCAGGAGGAGATGTTCAGCGCACCCATTCATCCGCAGAAACCGGAGATGGGCCAGCGGCAGATTCCGTTCAGTCGTGAGATTTACATTGAGCGCGACGATTTCATGGAAGATCCGCCGAAGAAATTTTTCCGTCTCGGCCCCGGCCGCGAAGTGCGCCTGCGCTACGGTTATGTGGTCAAGTGTGAAGAGGTGATCTACAACGATGCCGGTGAGGTGGTGGAGCTGCGTTGCAGCCACGATCCCGCCACTCTGGGCGCAGCTCCCGAAGGGCGCAAAGTCAAAGGGATCATCCACTGGGTGTCTGCGGAGCGGGCTCTGCCGGTTGAGGTCCGTCAGTATGATCGCCTGTTCAATGTTGAAAGTCCGGGCGCCAGCAAGGATGTGGACTTCCGCGATGAAATCAATCCCGAGTCGATGAACGTGCTGCCCTCTTGCTATGCCGAACCGGGTTTGGCCCTGGCCAGTAGTGGTGAAGCCTATCAGTTTGAACGTCTGGGCTATTTCTGCGTCGACAGTCGTGATTCACGCTCCGACGCCCTGGTGTTCAATCGCACGGTTACCCTGCGTGATTCATGGGCCAAAGCCAAGTAG
- a CDS encoding PAS domain-containing protein has translation MEKEIYQALLNTLQSPVVFVDNDHIIRYLNRAAQVRYYEQRGFSDLVGKSLFDCHNENSEQRMKQIHGRLVAGEDRVLLKTNDTETITVVAVRDPDRQLLGYYEYFEWREQP, from the coding sequence ATGGAAAAAGAAATTTACCAGGCACTGCTCAACACGCTTCAAAGTCCGGTGGTGTTTGTCGATAACGATCACATCATCCGCTACCTGAACCGGGCAGCACAGGTGCGCTACTATGAGCAGCGGGGTTTTTCCGATCTGGTCGGCAAGTCGCTGTTTGACTGTCATAATGAGAATTCCGAACAGCGCATGAAGCAGATTCATGGCCGACTTGTCGCCGGTGAGGATCGGGTCCTGCTGAAAACCAATGATACCGAGACCATTACCGTCGTTGCCGTTCGCGACCCTGATCGGCAGCTGCTCGGCTATTATGAATATTTCGAGTGGCGCGAACAACCCTGA
- the cysS gene encoding cysteine--tRNA ligase codes for MSLRVYNTLSGQKELFEPRVPGKVGMYVCGVTVYDYCHIGHARANIVFDIVYRYLKYSGYDVTYVRNYTDVDDKIINRANERGITSQQLSEEFIQAFDEDMGRLGLDLPTVQPKATEHIDHIIALVERLIANGKAYPSDGDVYFAVESFNDYLKLSKRNLDEMQAGARIAPGEKKRNPMDFALWKAAKPGEPFWESPWGKGRPGWHIECSAMGMEYLGESFDIHGGGKDLVFPHHENEIAQSEAATGRPFVKYWLHNGFVNVNQEKMSKSLGNFFTIRDILKTYDPEVVRFFILSAHYRSPIDFSDQNLKEARLGLSRFYEGLQAAAEVLAECPPSDVVATDGAELAAKFREAMDDDFNTAQAIGYLFEGIRTMNRLMATKKFRKKADLVASVRSLYETFLELGKVLGMFGSEPKEWLNQQRMAALADLDITVEEIEALIADRLQARQDKDFARSDAIRDELAEKGILLLDGAGGTDWKIK; via the coding sequence ATGAGTTTACGCGTTTACAATACCCTCAGTGGTCAGAAAGAATTGTTTGAACCCCGTGTGCCCGGCAAGGTCGGCATGTATGTGTGCGGCGTCACCGTCTATGATTACTGCCACATCGGCCACGCCCGCGCCAATATTGTCTTTGATATCGTCTACCGTTATCTGAAGTACAGCGGCTATGACGTGACCTACGTGCGTAACTACACCGATGTCGATGACAAGATCATCAATCGCGCCAACGAACGCGGCATTACCAGTCAGCAACTGTCCGAGGAATTTATTCAGGCCTTTGATGAAGACATGGGACGCCTGGGGCTTGATCTGCCGACAGTACAGCCCAAGGCCACCGAGCATATCGACCATATCATTGCGCTGGTCGAGCGCTTGATTGCCAACGGCAAAGCCTACCCCAGCGACGGTGACGTCTACTTCGCCGTGGAGAGCTTTAACGACTATCTCAAGCTGAGCAAACGCAATCTCGACGAGATGCAGGCCGGAGCGCGCATTGCACCCGGTGAGAAGAAACGCAACCCCATGGATTTCGCGTTGTGGAAGGCGGCCAAGCCCGGTGAGCCGTTCTGGGAGTCCCCCTGGGGCAAAGGGCGTCCCGGTTGGCACATCGAGTGTTCGGCCATGGGCATGGAATATCTCGGCGAGTCGTTCGATATTCACGGCGGCGGCAAAGACCTGGTTTTTCCCCACCATGAAAACGAGATCGCTCAGAGCGAGGCAGCCACCGGCCGGCCGTTTGTCAAATACTGGCTGCACAACGGCTTCGTCAACGTCAACCAGGAGAAGATGAGCAAGTCGCTGGGTAATTTCTTCACCATCCGCGACATTCTCAAAACCTACGATCCGGAAGTGGTGCGCTTCTTCATCCTGTCGGCCCACTACCGTTCGCCCATTGATTTTTCCGACCAGAACCTCAAAGAGGCGCGTCTCGGTCTGTCCCGTTTTTATGAGGGACTGCAGGCGGCGGCCGAGGTGCTGGCCGAGTGTCCGCCGAGTGACGTGGTGGCCACGGACGGTGCCGAACTGGCCGCCAAGTTCCGTGAGGCCATGGATGATGACTTCAATACCGCCCAGGCCATTGGCTACCTGTTTGAGGGCATCCGCACCATGAACCGCCTCATGGCCACCAAAAAATTCCGTAAAAAAGCGGACCTGGTGGCGTCGGTGCGTTCGTTGTACGAGACCTTCCTTGAACTGGGCAAGGTGTTGGGGATGTTCGGTTCGGAGCCGAAGGAATGGTTGAACCAGCAACGCATGGCCGCCTTGGCTGATCTGGATATCACCGTCGAAGAGATTGAGGCGCTGATTGCTGACCGCCTTCAGGCGCGCCAGGACAAAGATTTTGCCCGTTCCGATGCGATTCGCGACGAGCTGGCTGAAAAAGGGATTCTGCTGCTGGACGGTGCCGGTGGCACCGACTGGAAGATTAAATAA
- the pgeF gene encoding peptidoglycan editing factor PgeF: protein MNLEKYGKISCLQAKWCDGKTLLAGVTTRNGGISRPPYNSLNLGSNTEDAAYNIEGNRSTLLHAFDLPLHHLLLVKQVHGNDIVVVDKKNYDVSHFQDVEADAIITNQPGLMLGVTVADCYPLMIFDPKKRVAAVIHAGWRGAANGLIGKTIEAMVDEFSCGVEDLLVAVGPGISAEHYEVGKEVREGFRNGTGHWDEIATEVEFGKWRVDLQQSCLLQLEKAGVKKKNIDCADACTWNQRELFFSYRRDEGKTGRQMGFVMFRDE from the coding sequence ATGAACCTTGAAAAATATGGCAAAATCAGCTGTCTGCAGGCAAAATGGTGCGACGGTAAAACCCTGCTTGCCGGCGTGACGACCCGTAACGGCGGCATCAGCCGTCCCCCCTATAACTCACTTAACCTCGGTAGTAATACGGAGGATGCGGCCTATAACATTGAAGGCAACCGCTCGACACTGTTGCATGCCTTTGATCTGCCGTTGCACCATCTTCTCTTGGTGAAACAGGTTCATGGCAACGATATTGTTGTCGTCGATAAAAAAAATTATGACGTCAGCCACTTTCAGGACGTTGAGGCGGATGCCATCATTACCAATCAACCTGGCCTGATGCTGGGCGTCACCGTGGCCGACTGTTATCCGCTGATGATTTTTGATCCCAAAAAACGGGTTGCCGCAGTCATTCACGCCGGCTGGCGGGGGGCGGCCAATGGTTTGATCGGTAAAACCATTGAAGCCATGGTCGATGAATTCTCCTGTGGTGTCGAAGACCTCTTAGTGGCTGTCGGTCCCGGTATCAGTGCCGAACATTACGAAGTAGGTAAAGAAGTGCGGGAGGGATTCCGTAACGGGACCGGCCACTGGGATGAGATTGCCACGGAGGTCGAATTCGGCAAATGGCGGGTGGATCTGCAGCAAAGTTGTCTGCTGCAACTGGAGAAGGCCGGTGTGAAAAAGAAAAATATCGACTGTGCCGATGCCTGTACCTGGAACCAGCGTGAGCTGTTTTTCTCCTATCGTCGTGACGAGGGTAAAACCGGACGCCAGATGGGATTTGTGATGTTTCGCGACGAATAG